In one Candidatus Peribacter riflensis genomic region, the following are encoded:
- a CDS encoding aspartyl/glutamyl-tRNA amidotransferase subunit B, which yields MPELEAVIGLEVHAQMSTKTKMFCGCDNDAFGKAPNTTVCPICMGFPGTLPVPNKEAIAKAVRMALALRCTVAADCHFDRKHYFYPDLPAGFQISQYDFPLAKGGSVEYDLTDDGGNAIGERSCRITRLHMENDAGKLSHYGSNTLCDYNRAGTPLMEIVTEPDLTSAEEAVAFAQELRRILISVGASDADMFKGMMRFDASISLKEKGTAKLNPRSEIKNLNSFKALEKALQYEEKRLRDLWEKDQGPLPHDITVGWMDEGEKTQVLRDKETAGDYRYFPEPDLPPLSFEAAESEKIQSALPPLPRTEKKKLSDLGLTNAEAEHLNADPDLKKLYEVVLERLKDPKRTSGIVITQLTGFLKAAGKTVRQGPGAQAMLDLVDAIESGKISGSKGKEVLQKMVETGKPASEIIADEGISQITDEGALASLVEKAIAANPKAVESFKNGKTQALGAIVGWVMKETRGQASPEKVNEILLKKIA from the coding sequence ATGCCGGAATTGGAAGCAGTGATTGGCTTGGAGGTCCACGCGCAGATGAGCACGAAGACGAAGATGTTCTGCGGATGCGACAACGATGCCTTCGGCAAGGCGCCGAACACGACCGTCTGCCCCATCTGCATGGGCTTTCCGGGCACCCTGCCCGTGCCGAATAAGGAGGCGATCGCGAAGGCGGTGCGCATGGCGCTGGCCCTCCGGTGCACCGTGGCTGCAGATTGCCACTTCGACCGCAAGCACTACTTCTACCCCGATCTTCCGGCGGGGTTCCAGATCTCGCAGTACGACTTTCCGCTCGCCAAGGGCGGCAGCGTGGAATATGACCTCACCGATGACGGCGGCAATGCCATCGGCGAACGATCGTGCCGCATCACGCGCCTGCACATGGAGAATGACGCGGGCAAATTGAGTCATTACGGCTCGAATACTCTCTGTGACTATAACCGGGCAGGCACACCCCTCATGGAGATCGTCACGGAACCGGATCTCACGTCTGCGGAAGAAGCCGTAGCCTTTGCCCAGGAGCTGCGCCGCATATTGATTTCCGTGGGAGCGAGTGATGCCGATATGTTCAAGGGCATGATGCGGTTCGACGCGTCCATCTCGCTCAAAGAAAAGGGAACCGCAAAACTCAATCCCCGCAGCGAAATCAAGAACCTCAATTCCTTCAAGGCACTCGAAAAAGCCCTGCAGTATGAGGAGAAACGCCTGCGCGACCTGTGGGAGAAAGACCAAGGTCCCCTCCCGCACGACATCACCGTGGGCTGGATGGATGAAGGGGAGAAGACCCAGGTCCTCCGTGACAAGGAAACTGCCGGCGACTACCGCTACTTCCCCGAACCCGATCTGCCGCCGCTTTCGTTCGAGGCTGCGGAATCAGAGAAAATACAGTCCGCCCTCCCCCCGCTACCACGCACAGAGAAGAAGAAGCTCTCGGATCTCGGGCTCACCAATGCCGAAGCCGAGCATCTGAATGCCGATCCCGATTTGAAGAAACTGTACGAAGTTGTGCTGGAGCGGTTGAAAGATCCCAAGCGAACGTCAGGAATCGTGATCACACAGCTCACGGGGTTTTTGAAAGCCGCGGGCAAGACGGTGCGGCAGGGTCCAGGCGCGCAGGCCATGCTCGACCTTGTGGACGCCATTGAGAGCGGGAAAATATCCGGCAGCAAGGGGAAAGAAGTGCTCCAGAAGATGGTGGAAACCGGCAAGCCCGCGTCCGAGATCATCGCGGATGAGGGGATTTCGCAGATCACGGATGAGGGTGCCCTAGCTTCACTCGTGGAGAAGGCGATCGCCGCAAACCCCAAGGCCGTCGAATCGTTCAAAAATGGAAAAACCCAGGCCCTCGGCGCGATCGTGGGATGGGTCATGAAGGAGACACGCGGACAAGCCAGCCCGGAGAAGGTGAATGAGATCCTGCTGAAGAAGATCGCATGA
- a CDS encoding SEC-C motif domain protein: MTSALEQLESVHLGNAEGADKEASNAVAEGVLAQLKTLLHAEPVRREQPKVGRNDPCPCGSHKKFKKCCWKKQQQEEE, from the coding sequence ATGACTAGTGCTCTGGAGCAGCTGGAAAGCGTGCATCTTGGGAATGCGGAGGGCGCAGATAAAGAGGCCAGTAATGCCGTTGCTGAGGGTGTGCTCGCGCAGCTCAAAACTCTTCTCCATGCCGAACCGGTGCGTCGGGAACAGCCAAAAGTTGGCCGCAACGACCCCTGTCCGTGCGGGAGCCACAAGAAGTTCAAGAAATGCTGCTGGAAGAAGCAGCAGCAGGAAGAAGAGTAA
- a CDS encoding DNA-(apurinic or apyrimidinic site) lyase /endonuclease III, which yields MFHTGAVSPSSSANDILRALKRLYRPPKSFLQWRTPLDLLIATILSARCTDVQVNRITPALFARCRTADDYLHLPRNELERLIHSCGTFRSKAKYIHLLCKKLKMEHGGKVPHTMEALTSLSGVGRKTACIVLYAAFGKNEGIAVDTHVFRVARRLGLSKGRTPERVERDLMKLFPRKEWGRINALFISHGRAVCTGQRRKCEQCVFKRECPSSLVSGKRDWAK from the coding sequence GTGTTTCATACTGGAGCCGTGTCTCCCTCCTCCTCCGCAAACGATATTCTCCGCGCCCTCAAACGGCTCTACCGTCCGCCGAAATCCTTTCTTCAGTGGCGCACCCCTCTTGATCTCCTCATTGCAACAATCCTCTCCGCGCGCTGCACCGATGTGCAGGTGAATCGCATCACGCCCGCACTTTTTGCGCGGTGCCGGACTGCCGATGATTATCTGCATCTCCCGCGCAATGAACTTGAGCGGCTCATTCATTCCTGCGGGACCTTCCGGAGCAAGGCGAAGTACATTCATCTGCTCTGTAAAAAACTTAAAATGGAGCATGGTGGAAAAGTTCCGCACACCATGGAAGCACTGACATCGCTTTCGGGCGTCGGCCGTAAGACCGCCTGCATTGTGCTCTACGCAGCCTTTGGCAAGAACGAGGGCATTGCGGTGGATACGCACGTGTTTCGCGTAGCGCGGCGGCTGGGGCTCTCAAAGGGCAGAACGCCGGAGCGCGTGGAGCGGGACCTGATGAAATTGTTCCCGCGCAAGGAGTGGGGGAGGATCAACGCGCTCTTCATCAGCCACGGGCGGGCGGTCTGTACGGGGCAGAGGAGAAAGTGTGAGCAGTGTGTGTTCAAGCGGGAGTGCCCGTCGTCGCTTGTTTCAGGGAAGAGGGATTGGGCGAAGTGA
- a CDS encoding transcriptional regulator TrmB, whose product MAADLLHILRSTGLDEKESALYLAGLSLGSAPASSYAKATKLNRITAYNTLEGLARRGFFTIVRKGRVKWYLTVPPEHLAIEARKNADALHRVLPELRSLQGQDRRRPVIRFFEGWEGVRRVYEDTLTAKSELLNFANSAVVRRFWPDYDGEYVAERVRRRIRLRGIAPDDEIGRKVHGEDRKRLREIRLVPSKDFDFTNEINIYDSKVAICSFGSADHVFGVIIESVEVAETQKQVFEMAWRYAGRSL is encoded by the coding sequence ATGGCCGCAGACCTGCTGCACATCCTCCGGTCCACGGGCTTAGACGAGAAGGAATCTGCGCTCTACCTCGCGGGATTGTCGCTCGGTTCGGCTCCTGCTTCATCGTATGCCAAAGCCACGAAACTCAATCGCATCACGGCATACAACACACTCGAGGGGTTGGCACGCAGGGGTTTTTTCACCATCGTGCGTAAGGGGCGGGTGAAGTGGTACCTGACAGTGCCGCCGGAGCATCTGGCCATCGAGGCGCGCAAGAATGCCGATGCGCTCCACCGTGTTCTGCCCGAACTGCGGTCGCTCCAGGGCCAGGACCGGCGACGCCCCGTCATCCGGTTCTTCGAGGGGTGGGAGGGGGTCCGGCGCGTGTACGAAGATACTCTCACGGCCAAGAGCGAGCTCCTCAACTTCGCCAACTCCGCGGTCGTGCGCCGCTTCTGGCCCGATTATGACGGGGAGTACGTGGCCGAACGCGTGCGGCGCAGGATCCGCCTCAGGGGCATCGCTCCCGATGATGAGATCGGTCGCAAGGTGCATGGCGAGGATCGCAAGCGCCTGCGTGAGATCCGGCTCGTTCCCTCCAAAGATTTCGACTTCACCAATGAGATCAATATCTACGATTCCAAGGTGGCAATCTGCTCTTTTGGCTCAGCCGATCACGTCTTCGGGGTGATCATCGAGAGTGTCGAAGTGGCCGAGACGCAGAAACAGGTTTTTGAGATGGCGTGGAGGTATGCCGGACGCAGCTTGTAG
- a CDS encoding peptide deformylase, protein MSVLPIEKGADNPILRKKGAKVQKVTKTLQKLIKDMHDTVKAADGAGLAAPQIGRSLQLCLALIDGRMTVLVNPKITSKSDEMETEEEGCLSLPGLTVAVTRPVSITVQYMDVAGKTQERRLERFDARAVQHEVDHLNGVLLVDYPQKK, encoded by the coding sequence GTGTCCGTTCTCCCCATCGAAAAAGGCGCCGATAACCCGATCCTCCGCAAGAAGGGAGCGAAGGTGCAGAAGGTGACCAAGACCCTCCAGAAGCTCATCAAGGACATGCACGATACGGTGAAGGCGGCGGATGGAGCAGGCCTGGCGGCCCCCCAGATCGGACGGTCGCTGCAGCTGTGCCTCGCACTCATCGACGGACGGATGACAGTGCTCGTCAATCCGAAAATCACCAGCAAGAGCGATGAAATGGAAACGGAAGAAGAGGGATGCCTGAGCCTGCCGGGCCTGACGGTTGCGGTGACGCGCCCGGTGAGTATCACCGTTCAATACATGGATGTTGCGGGCAAGACGCAGGAACGGCGACTGGAGAGGTTCGATGCGCGTGCCGTGCAGCACGAGGTGGATCACCTGAATGGCGTACTGCTGGTCGATTATCCTCAAAAGAAGTGA
- a CDS encoding glycoside hydrolase 15-like protein, with the protein MEFQPIRNYGFIGNLGSCALVSKEGSIDWCCLPRLDAPSIFASLLDPENGGHFSIRPTSGITTITQEYLPQTNILKTTFETTTGTLEVQDWMHMGGFEFEEEEHHRLPALYRIAQCTQGSVAVHVIYRPRLDYARARTVFSADGEGGVIAESKEDTVRLHATCPFVIDAEGAEATVTLHENASLSFVCSYGRAERAELPPPLRSLERTALYWRRWLTECEGGTCHVQKRWREHVDRSALVLKVLAGGRGIAAAATTSLPEIPGGAHNWDYRFSWVRDTALTVRALASLRHLSDAREFVEWISELITSGGRRPSDIQVLYPLHAEQVPPEEELTHLAGYRNSKPVRIGNAAVHQRQLDIYGEILNTVFLSELLQTGAGDILSNVLRDIVEYVCDIWREPDHGIWELRVEPQQYTYSKVMCWVAIDRGIRLAQAHAWNIDTARWERERDAIYAAVMEQGWSEKRRAFVQTFGSEVLDATALLFPLLGFLPGDHPRALSTLETIMRDLADGALVYRSDHHHRKEGAFAFCSFWLVDALATAGRVEEARERFEELLHMGNHLGLYAEEIDPATGDFLGNFPQAFTHVGLINSAVKLNALLPE; encoded by the coding sequence ATGGAGTTCCAGCCCATCCGCAACTACGGCTTCATCGGAAATCTCGGATCGTGCGCGCTCGTGAGCAAGGAAGGCTCCATCGACTGGTGTTGTCTTCCGCGTCTGGATGCGCCCAGTATCTTCGCCTCTCTCCTCGATCCTGAGAATGGCGGTCATTTCTCCATCCGACCCACGTCGGGCATCACAACAATCACCCAAGAGTACCTGCCGCAGACCAACATCCTCAAGACGACATTTGAAACGACGACGGGAACGTTGGAAGTGCAGGACTGGATGCACATGGGCGGATTCGAATTTGAGGAAGAGGAGCACCATCGTCTCCCCGCGCTGTACCGTATCGCGCAATGCACACAGGGATCGGTCGCCGTACACGTGATCTACCGTCCGCGACTGGATTACGCCCGCGCCCGGACAGTGTTTTCCGCGGATGGGGAGGGAGGGGTGATCGCGGAGAGTAAGGAAGATACCGTGCGGCTGCACGCCACCTGTCCGTTCGTCATTGATGCGGAAGGCGCCGAAGCCACTGTGACACTACACGAAAACGCATCCCTCTCTTTCGTCTGCTCTTACGGACGCGCAGAGCGCGCGGAACTCCCTCCCCCGCTGCGCAGCCTCGAACGTACCGCTCTCTACTGGCGCCGCTGGCTCACGGAGTGCGAAGGCGGTACGTGCCACGTGCAGAAGCGCTGGCGGGAACATGTTGACCGGTCAGCCCTCGTGCTCAAGGTACTCGCGGGAGGGCGCGGCATCGCGGCGGCGGCGACGACCTCATTGCCCGAAATTCCCGGCGGCGCGCACAACTGGGATTACCGGTTTAGTTGGGTGCGTGACACGGCACTTACCGTGCGCGCGCTGGCCTCATTACGACACCTCTCTGACGCGCGGGAATTCGTCGAATGGATCAGTGAGCTTATCACGTCGGGAGGCCGGCGGCCGTCAGACATCCAGGTCCTCTATCCGCTCCACGCCGAGCAGGTTCCTCCGGAAGAGGAACTCACGCACCTCGCGGGGTACCGCAATTCCAAGCCTGTGCGGATCGGGAATGCCGCCGTCCATCAGCGACAACTCGACATCTACGGCGAGATCCTGAATACGGTGTTCCTCTCGGAACTGCTGCAGACAGGCGCGGGAGATATTCTGAGCAACGTGCTGCGCGATATTGTCGAATACGTCTGCGACATTTGGCGTGAACCCGATCACGGCATCTGGGAACTCAGAGTGGAACCCCAGCAGTACACCTACTCGAAGGTGATGTGCTGGGTCGCCATCGATCGCGGCATCCGTCTGGCACAGGCGCACGCATGGAACATTGATACGGCACGATGGGAGCGGGAGCGCGATGCCATTTATGCGGCAGTGATGGAACAGGGATGGAGCGAGAAACGACGTGCATTCGTGCAGACGTTCGGCTCCGAGGTGCTGGACGCGACCGCACTGCTCTTTCCGCTCCTCGGGTTCCTGCCCGGGGATCATCCACGTGCGCTCTCAACGCTCGAAACGATCATGCGCGATCTCGCGGACGGCGCACTCGTGTACCGCAGCGATCACCACCATCGTAAAGAGGGCGCGTTCGCCTTCTGCAGTTTCTGGCTCGTGGATGCGCTGGCCACCGCTGGCCGCGTCGAAGAGGCGCGAGAACGCTTTGAAGAGCTGCTTCACATGGGGAACCACCTGGGCCTCTACGCCGAAGAGATCGATCCGGCGACCGGCGATTTTCTCGGCAATTTCCCGCAGGCCTTCACACATGTCGGGCTCATCAACAGCGCCGTGAAGCTGAATGCGCTGCTGCCGGAGTAG
- a CDS encoding DNA polymerase III subunit epsilon, translating into MLPAFTVFDVETTGLDPRQGHRILEIAGVRVEEGKIREELAFSQLVNPERPIPWEAKKIHRISDEEVAAAPTIDAILPQFLRFAEGSLLVAHNAEFDMGFLRQEKECCWGYVDLPECLCTMRLSQSLFPHEFRHNLDVVSLRLGIPSPAQRHRALPDVLVTAQALLKMIETGKIQSIEELRKRAGIRQLVT; encoded by the coding sequence ATGCTTCCTGCATTCACGGTTTTTGACGTGGAAACCACCGGCTTGGACCCGCGTCAGGGCCATCGTATTCTCGAAATTGCCGGCGTGCGCGTGGAAGAGGGAAAGATCAGAGAAGAGCTGGCGTTTTCGCAACTGGTGAACCCCGAACGTCCCATCCCCTGGGAGGCGAAGAAGATCCACCGGATCAGTGATGAGGAAGTGGCGGCTGCCCCCACCATCGATGCGATACTTCCGCAGTTTTTACGCTTCGCGGAGGGATCACTGCTCGTGGCGCACAATGCGGAATTCGACATGGGATTTTTGAGACAGGAGAAGGAATGCTGCTGGGGATATGTGGATCTGCCGGAATGCCTCTGCACCATGCGCTTAAGCCAATCGCTCTTTCCGCACGAATTCAGACACAATCTGGATGTCGTCTCGCTGCGTCTCGGCATCCCATCCCCCGCACAGCGCCACCGCGCGCTCCCGGACGTGCTGGTCACGGCGCAGGCACTCTTGAAAATGATCGAAACAGGAAAAATCCAGAGCATTGAGGAATTGCGTAAAAGAGCCGGCATCCGCCAATTGGTGACATAA
- a CDS encoding thymidylate synthase produces the protein MQQYLDLLQHVLENGTKKSDRTGTGTISVFGAQMRFDLKAGFPLLTTKKLHTRSILHELLWFLRGETNIQYLKDNGVSIWDEWATPEGDLGPLYGKQWRDFNGTDQIQWVVDEIRRNPDSRRLIVSAWNPPLIPDGLVKPQENVKCGKMALAPCHCLFQFYVVNGKLSCQLYQRSADLFLGVPFNIASYAFLTHMVAQVTGLEVGDFVHTFGDLHLYSNHLEQAREQLTREPRPLPQLQLNPEVRSIFGFTFGDFQILHYDPHPAIKAPIAV, from the coding sequence ATGCAGCAGTACTTGGATCTCCTCCAGCATGTCCTCGAGAATGGCACGAAGAAGTCTGATCGTACCGGCACGGGGACCATCTCGGTGTTCGGCGCGCAGATGCGGTTTGATCTCAAGGCAGGGTTCCCGCTGCTCACCACGAAGAAGCTCCACACGCGGTCCATTCTCCATGAACTTCTGTGGTTTTTGCGCGGTGAGACGAACATCCAGTATCTGAAGGATAATGGTGTTTCCATCTGGGACGAGTGGGCCACCCCCGAAGGGGATTTGGGTCCGCTCTACGGCAAGCAGTGGCGCGATTTCAACGGGACAGATCAGATCCAGTGGGTCGTGGATGAGATTCGTCGCAATCCCGATTCGCGCCGGCTGATCGTTTCTGCCTGGAATCCGCCGCTCATCCCCGATGGGCTCGTCAAACCGCAGGAGAATGTGAAGTGCGGTAAGATGGCGCTGGCCCCGTGCCACTGCCTTTTTCAATTCTACGTGGTGAACGGGAAGTTGAGTTGCCAGCTCTACCAGCGCAGTGCGGATCTCTTTCTCGGTGTGCCCTTCAATATCGCTTCCTACGCGTTTCTCACGCACATGGTCGCGCAGGTGACGGGTCTTGAGGTGGGGGATTTCGTCCACACGTTCGGCGATCTGCATCTCTATTCCAATCATCTTGAGCAGGCGCGTGAGCAGCTTACGCGCGAACCAAGGCCGCTGCCGCAGCTTCAACTCAATCCGGAAGTCCGTTCGATCTTCGGTTTCACCTTCGGCGACTTCCAGATTTTGCATTACGATCCGCATCCGGCCATCAAGGCACCCATTGCGGTGTAG
- a CDS encoding alpha,alpha-trehalose-phosphate synthase, whose amino-acid sequence MLGLVAYAVVPLVDVLMTQWSVKDLDLRSKAIASASETSLFDGANNYSVPKARMQLILDRLMEDERLYALGFCNDRQALTYRTEKLPGEVTCQDVTQEQSTFKSEVLQLSKGPLHVSYYPLRGSGGVMVGEMILVHDMSFVSTRSASTKQYILYFMLFMGAIVSVITVVVAQLSWRGWLSGTRALLHGEGLLRPLSSGAAPELRPIARDLRNLVRNLESERRFRDDSQMDWTPRTLKELLHKELAGDEVIVVANREPYIHIRDGQKIEVQTPASGVVTALEPIMRACSGVWIAHGSGAADREVVDALDHIQVPPDHPKYTLRRIWLSEKEENGYYYGFANEGIWPLCHIAHVRPIFRSKDWETYQEVNEKFARAVVEEAKTEDPVILIQDYHFALLPRLLHTRLPKATIIMFWHIPWPNPEAFGICPWTKEILNGLLGSSILGFHTRFHVNNFLDTVEQFLECRIDREHSTISFSGERTTVNRYPISIEFPGRLLRQSKSIEDARKAIRVRYDLPADRMLGIGVDRFDYTKGISEKLLAVERLLELHPEWIGRFTFLQVAAPSRTRIDQYQRFQLEVREIRDRINQRFRQGNYEPIILQTSHYEPADVLGLYRAADLCFVGSLHDGMNLVAKEFVAARDDEQGVLILSKFTGASRDLPEALLVNPYHTDECAEALHDGLTMPPAEQKDRMRNMRAILHDFNIYRWAGRILIDAARTRARNRFLARVAMYDLLSSS is encoded by the coding sequence GTGCTGGGGCTAGTCGCCTATGCGGTTGTGCCGCTCGTCGACGTCCTCATGACGCAGTGGTCGGTGAAAGATCTGGATCTCCGGTCGAAGGCTATCGCCTCTGCCTCAGAGACCTCTCTGTTTGACGGAGCAAACAACTACTCCGTGCCCAAGGCACGGATGCAGCTCATTCTCGATCGACTCATGGAGGATGAGCGCTTGTATGCCCTCGGATTCTGCAACGACCGGCAGGCGCTCACCTACAGAACGGAAAAGCTCCCCGGCGAAGTCACGTGCCAGGATGTCACGCAGGAGCAGAGCACATTCAAGAGCGAGGTTCTGCAGCTTTCCAAGGGTCCCCTGCACGTTTCTTACTACCCGTTGCGGGGATCGGGCGGCGTGATGGTGGGCGAAATGATTCTCGTTCATGACATGAGCTTCGTCAGTACCCGGAGCGCGAGCACGAAGCAGTACATTCTGTACTTCATGCTTTTCATGGGGGCGATCGTTTCGGTGATTACGGTGGTGGTCGCCCAGTTGAGCTGGCGCGGTTGGCTTTCCGGCACACGCGCCCTCCTTCACGGAGAGGGCTTACTCCGGCCGCTTTCGTCCGGTGCCGCGCCGGAATTGCGTCCCATCGCGCGGGATCTGCGGAACCTCGTGCGCAATCTTGAATCCGAGCGGAGATTTCGCGATGACAGCCAGATGGACTGGACGCCGCGCACGCTCAAGGAACTGCTTCACAAGGAACTTGCGGGGGACGAAGTGATCGTCGTTGCCAACCGCGAGCCGTACATCCACATCCGCGACGGCCAAAAGATCGAGGTCCAGACGCCGGCGAGCGGCGTCGTGACGGCGCTCGAGCCGATCATGCGCGCCTGCTCGGGAGTATGGATCGCCCACGGGAGTGGTGCAGCCGATCGGGAAGTCGTCGATGCGCTGGATCACATCCAGGTTCCCCCCGATCATCCGAAGTACACACTCCGACGCATCTGGCTCTCCGAAAAGGAGGAGAACGGCTACTACTACGGTTTCGCCAACGAAGGCATCTGGCCGCTCTGCCACATCGCGCATGTGCGTCCCATCTTCCGCAGCAAAGATTGGGAGACCTACCAGGAAGTGAACGAGAAATTCGCCCGAGCAGTCGTTGAAGAGGCGAAGACGGAGGACCCGGTGATCCTCATTCAGGATTATCACTTCGCCCTGCTGCCGCGCCTGTTGCATACCCGCCTGCCAAAAGCCACGATTATCATGTTCTGGCACATCCCGTGGCCGAATCCGGAGGCCTTTGGCATCTGTCCCTGGACCAAGGAGATCTTGAACGGCCTGCTTGGCAGCAGCATCCTCGGCTTCCACACCCGTTTCCACGTCAATAACTTCCTCGACACGGTGGAGCAATTTCTCGAGTGTCGCATCGATCGCGAGCATTCAACCATTTCGTTTTCGGGAGAGCGGACAACCGTCAACCGCTATCCCATCTCCATCGAGTTCCCCGGTCGGTTACTGCGTCAGTCGAAATCCATCGAGGATGCGCGCAAGGCGATACGCGTGCGCTACGACCTTCCCGCGGATCGTATGCTCGGAATCGGCGTCGATCGTTTCGACTACACCAAGGGCATCTCCGAAAAGCTGCTTGCGGTGGAACGTCTGCTGGAGCTGCATCCGGAGTGGATCGGGCGCTTCACATTCCTTCAGGTCGCCGCTCCGTCGCGCACCCGCATCGATCAGTACCAGCGCTTCCAGCTTGAGGTGCGTGAGATCCGCGATCGCATCAACCAACGCTTCCGCCAAGGCAACTACGAACCGATCATCCTGCAGACGAGCCACTACGAACCTGCGGACGTTCTGGGGCTCTATCGGGCGGCGGACCTCTGCTTTGTCGGGAGCCTGCATGATGGCATGAATCTGGTGGCCAAGGAGTTCGTTGCCGCGCGGGACGATGAGCAGGGTGTGCTCATTCTGAGCAAGTTCACTGGAGCGTCACGCGATCTGCCTGAGGCACTGCTCGTCAATCCCTATCACACCGACGAATGTGCGGAAGCGCTCCACGACGGCCTCACCATGCCGCCGGCGGAGCAGAAAGACCGCATGCGCAACATGCGTGCCATCCTCCACGATTTCAATATCTACCGTTGGGCGGGGCGCATTCTCATCGATGCCGCGCGCACGCGTGCGCGCAATCGGTTCCTGGCCCGCGTCGCGATGTACGATCTCCTCTCTTCCTCGTAA
- a CDS encoding dihydrofolate reductase gives MTISLIVAVSKNNVIGSAGQLPWHLPDDFKRFKEITKGHPVIMGRKTYESIGKPLPDRINFVITGQPNYLADGCIVVHSLSEALMQFIGSDEEVFIIGGGQIYKQYFELPSELEVLLNTTADKIYLTRVDVSLEGDTFFPDLPPEKWRPVRCEEHPADDRHAHAFTFLVYERVK, from the coding sequence GTGACTATTTCTCTCATCGTTGCCGTTTCGAAGAACAACGTGATTGGCAGTGCGGGGCAACTTCCGTGGCATCTCCCCGATGATTTTAAGCGTTTCAAGGAAATAACGAAGGGACACCCGGTTATCATGGGACGAAAAACCTACGAATCGATCGGGAAGCCGCTCCCGGATAGAATCAACTTTGTCATCACAGGACAGCCGAATTATTTGGCAGACGGATGTATTGTTGTTCACTCGCTGTCAGAGGCCCTCATGCAATTCATTGGATCAGACGAGGAAGTGTTCATCATTGGAGGTGGGCAAATCTATAAGCAGTATTTCGAATTGCCGAGTGAGTTAGAAGTACTCCTGAATACAACCGCCGATAAGATTTACCTGACGAGGGTCGACGTCTCTCTTGAAGGAGATACATTTTTCCCAGATCTTCCGCCAGAGAAGTGGCGGCCGGTGAGATGCGAGGAGCATCCGGCGGATGATCGGCATGCTCATGCGTTTACTTTCTTGGTGTACGAGCGTGTGAAGTGA
- a CDS encoding trehalose 6-phosphate phosphatase: MLLAFDFDGTLAPLKPHPDLVRVPSSVDRALRTLASLGPVAIVSGRSLSDLRRCFPRFPGSLVGNHGAEGLLAHRAALRSARRACSVWRPHLRRLLHNADGAWLEDKVFSFTVHSRSPSALHIFERYFTREVLRSLPPIRFLPGKASINLLPLQMPHKGDALMLLLKRARAQSGLFVGDDETDEEAFAAARRRMITVRVGRGGRTRATFLLGSQREIGRLLAVLIRVRRSSPAFAGSRRCKSTEECVDFSAAASAGSASDRRRRLSEKPPA, encoded by the coding sequence GTGCTCCTTGCCTTCGATTTCGACGGGACGCTTGCGCCGCTCAAGCCGCATCCCGATCTGGTGCGCGTGCCCTCTTCCGTGGACCGCGCGCTTCGCACGCTGGCAAGTCTGGGTCCCGTTGCCATTGTTTCGGGGCGCAGTCTCAGCGATCTGCGGCGATGCTTTCCGCGGTTCCCCGGTTCGCTCGTGGGCAATCACGGGGCGGAGGGGTTGCTGGCTCACCGCGCAGCCCTCCGTTCCGCACGGCGCGCGTGCAGCGTTTGGCGTCCTCACCTGCGTCGTCTCCTGCACAATGCAGATGGCGCCTGGCTCGAAGACAAGGTCTTCTCGTTCACAGTCCACAGCCGTTCGCCCTCTGCCCTGCATATCTTCGAACGGTATTTCACGCGGGAGGTCCTGCGCTCCCTTCCGCCCATACGCTTTCTTCCGGGTAAAGCCTCGATCAATCTGCTTCCACTCCAGATGCCTCATAAGGGGGATGCGCTTATGCTCCTCCTCAAGCGGGCGCGGGCTCAGAGCGGCCTCTTCGTCGGCGACGACGAAACAGATGAGGAGGCTTTCGCTGCTGCGCGCAGGCGCATGATCACGGTCCGTGTGGGCCGCGGGGGCCGGACGCGCGCTACGTTCCTGCTTGGGAGCCAGCGGGAGATCGGTCGCCTGCTCGCGGTGCTCATTCGGGTCCGTCGTTCTTCACCCGCCTTCGCAGGAAGCCGTCGATGTAAGTCGACGGAGGAATGCGTTGATTTTTCCGCAGCTGCTTCGGCGGGTTCCGCGAGCGACCGCCGAAGGCGGCTCTCAGAGAAACCACCAGCGTGA